A window of Lysobacter terrestris contains these coding sequences:
- the pstS gene encoding phosphate ABC transporter substrate-binding protein PstS, translating to MKSPARIALLGLAAALALVACQQGSAPAAGKDAQAPGGDAAAVITGAGASFVYPLLSKWSADYHKATGAKVNYQSIGSGGGIAQIKAGTVDFGSTDKPLPPEELAAAGLGQFPSAIGGVVPVVNIAGIDAGKLRLTGPLLADIYLGKVTMWNDAAIGAVNPGVALPATKISVVRRSDGSGTTFNLTNYLSKVSPEWQAKAGEGTTVNWPAGIGGKGNEGVAAYVQQIQGSIGYVELAYALQNKMSYTALQNAAGQFVQPSAASFSAAAASADWKSAKDFHLVMTNAPGEQAWPITATNFILMYKQPRDAARSADARAFFKWAFENGQAQAQSLDYVPLPAELVAQVEQYWAAEFKH from the coding sequence ATGAAATCCCCCGCCCGCATCGCCCTCCTCGGCCTCGCCGCCGCCCTCGCCCTGGTCGCGTGCCAGCAAGGGTCGGCCCCCGCCGCCGGCAAGGACGCGCAGGCCCCGGGCGGGGACGCCGCCGCGGTCATCACCGGTGCGGGGGCGAGCTTCGTCTACCCGCTGCTGTCGAAGTGGTCGGCCGACTACCACAAGGCCACCGGCGCCAAGGTCAATTACCAGTCGATCGGCTCCGGCGGCGGCATCGCGCAGATCAAGGCCGGCACGGTCGATTTCGGCTCCACCGACAAGCCGCTGCCGCCGGAGGAACTCGCGGCCGCCGGCCTCGGCCAGTTCCCCTCCGCCATCGGCGGCGTGGTGCCGGTGGTGAACATCGCCGGCATCGACGCCGGCAAGCTGCGCCTCACCGGTCCGCTGCTCGCCGACATCTACCTGGGCAAGGTCACGATGTGGAACGACGCCGCGATCGGCGCGGTCAACCCGGGCGTGGCGCTGCCGGCGACCAAGATCAGCGTCGTGCGCCGCTCGGACGGTTCGGGCACCACCTTCAACCTCACCAACTACCTGTCGAAGGTCAGCCCCGAGTGGCAGGCCAAGGCCGGCGAAGGCACCACGGTGAACTGGCCGGCCGGCATCGGCGGCAAGGGCAACGAAGGCGTCGCCGCCTACGTGCAGCAGATCCAGGGCTCGATCGGCTACGTCGAACTCGCCTACGCGCTGCAGAACAAGATGAGCTACACCGCGCTGCAGAACGCGGCGGGCCAGTTCGTGCAGCCGTCGGCGGCGAGCTTCTCCGCGGCCGCCGCGAGCGCCGACTGGAAGAGCGCGAAGGACTTCCACCTGGTCATGACCAATGCACCGGGCGAGCAGGCGTGGCCGATCACCGCGACCAATTTCATCCTGATGTACAAGCAGCCGCGCGACGCCGCGCGCAGCGCCGACGCCCGCGCCTTCTTCAAGTGGGCGTTCGAGAACGGCCAGGCGCAGGCGCAGTCGCTCGACTACGTGCCGCTGCCCGCGGAGCTGGTCGCGCAGGTCGAGCAGTACTGGGCCGCCGAATTCAAGCACTGA
- the pstS gene encoding phosphate ABC transporter substrate-binding protein PstS — protein MRCHPSATFVTCCCHRTVMQCTANGLGPSFLSRSPFVFKTLKFRVAALAVATTFAANAFAADVTGAGASFVYPIMSKWSAEYAKTTGKKVNYQSIGSGGGIAQIKAATVDFGSSDAPLKPEELAKFGLAQFPSVIGGVVPVINVPGVASGALKLDGETLANIFLGKVTKWNDPALVALNSGVQLPDAKITVVHRSDGSGTTFNFVNYLSKVSPEWKSSVGEGTAVKWPTGIGGKGNEGVAAYVKQIKGGIGYVELSYALQNKMAYSRLKNAAGNYVLPSDDTFQAAAANADWANAKDFYLVMTNAPGEKSWPITATNFILMYKQPKNAAGAQNAKEFFTWAYANGDSQAKALDYVPLPDSLVKQVQAYWAQNMKF, from the coding sequence ATGCGCTGTCACCCGTCTGCAACATTTGTGACGTGCTGCTGTCATCGAACCGTTATGCAATGCACGGCGAACGGGCTCGGCCCGTCGTTTCTCTCCAGGAGCCCATTCGTGTTCAAGACCCTCAAGTTCCGAGTCGCCGCGCTGGCAGTCGCCACGACCTTCGCGGCCAACGCTTTCGCTGCCGACGTCACCGGCGCCGGCGCTTCGTTCGTCTACCCCATCATGTCGAAGTGGTCGGCCGAGTACGCCAAGACCACCGGCAAGAAGGTCAACTACCAGTCGATCGGCTCGGGCGGCGGCATCGCCCAGATCAAGGCGGCGACGGTGGACTTCGGTTCGTCCGACGCCCCGCTGAAGCCGGAAGAGCTGGCCAAGTTCGGCCTCGCCCAGTTCCCGTCGGTGATCGGCGGCGTGGTGCCGGTGATCAACGTGCCGGGCGTCGCCTCGGGCGCGCTGAAGCTCGATGGCGAGACCCTCGCCAACATCTTCCTCGGCAAGGTCACCAAGTGGAACGACCCGGCGCTCGTCGCGCTCAACAGCGGCGTGCAGCTGCCCGATGCCAAGATCACCGTCGTGCACCGTTCGGACGGTTCGGGCACCACCTTCAACTTCGTCAACTACCTGTCCAAGGTCAGCCCGGAGTGGAAGAGCAGCGTCGGTGAAGGCACCGCGGTGAAGTGGCCGACCGGCATCGGCGGCAAGGGCAACGAAGGCGTTGCCGCCTACGTGAAGCAGATCAAGGGCGGCATCGGCTACGTCGAGCTGTCGTACGCGCTGCAGAACAAGATGGCCTATTCGCGCCTGAAGAACGCCGCCGGCAACTACGTGCTGCCGTCGGACGACACCTTCCAGGCCGCCGCCGCGAACGCCGACTGGGCGAACGCCAAGGACTTCTACCTGGTCATGACCAACGCCCCGGGCGAGAAGTCGTGGCCGATCACCGCCACCAACTTCATCCTGATGTACAAGCAGCCGAAGAACGCCGCCGGCGCGCAGAACGCCAAGGAGTTCTTCACCTGGGCCTACGCCAACGGCGACAGCCAGGCCAAGGCGCTGGACTACGTGCCGCTGCCGGATTCGCTGGTGAAGCAGGTCCAGGCCTACTGGGCGCAGAACATGAAGTTCTGA